One window from the genome of Hydra vulgaris chromosome 02, alternate assembly HydraT2T_AEP encodes:
- the LOC100209955 gene encoding xaa-Pro aminopeptidase 3 isoform X2: MKRFFLYKVLFGILSIFLILLAFYYQYELLETFNILDWYNSSHSDFSDKKYVTPGISRKEYAWRRRQLMHVLAEDHVGRNYDKHLFILSAADLKIMTNDIPYPFHQDTDFLYLSGVNEPDAILVLDFNRVSSRLKFLLFVKPKDPKRELWDGAVIGQQAAVDYFNADESFPLNSFTSMMQEKFNNSGYCVWYKNRRTSHAGNQQIILSLLNDTNFKKKAIQELGFNLQMIRLIKSASEINLLKKSATIASKAFSKVIKNTRPGMIESNLHALLEYECRIEGAQFLSFPPVVAGGNSANTLHYINNTQLLRDGELVLMDGGCEYHGYVSDITRTWPVNGKFSEAQKELYELVLHVQETCLKECKEDVSLDHLHNIMMVSLATELKKLGFFSENVSSAQLQKQVSQYCPHHLGHYLGMDTHDTPLLHRGLPLRPGMVITMEPGLYVSENDLSVPKKYRGIGIRIEDDVLITDHGPYIMTASLPKQVVQIEQLMGSFKNNEYSISV; the protein is encoded by the exons ATGAAacgtttctttttatataaagttctttttggaattttaagtatttttttaatattacttgctttttattatcaatatgaaCTGCTTGAAACATTTAACATTCTCGATTGGTATAATTCCAGCCATAGTgatttttcagataaaaaatatg TTACGCCTGGAATATCACGAAAAGAATATGCATGGCGCAGACGTCAGCTGATGCA CGTTTTAGCAGAGGATCATGTCGGTCGAAACTATGACAAACACCTTTTTATATTATCTGCtgcagatttaaaaattatgacgaACGATATCCC TTATCCGTTTCATCAAGACACAGATTTCCTCTATTTGTCTGGAGTTAATGAGCCAGACGCAATTTTAGTTCTAG ATTTTAACCGTGTGTCATCTCgcctaaagtttttgttatttgtgAAACCAAAAGATCCAAAGAGAGAGTTATGGGATGGAGCTGTTATAGGACAACAAGCTGctgttgattattttaatgcggatgaa tctTTTCCATTAAATTCGTTCACGTCTATGATGCAAGAAAAGTTTAATAACTCTGGCTATTGTGTTTGGTATAAAAACCGAAGAACCAGTCACGCAGGAAACCAGCAGATCATCTTATCTTTGTTAAATGATaccaatttcaaaaaaaaag caaTTCAAGAACTTGGTTTTAACTTGCAGATGATTCGCTTGATAAAAAGTGCGTCtgaaataaacttattaaaaaagtcGGCAACTATTGCTTCGAAAGCGTTTTCTAAA gtaataaaaaatactcGACCTGGCATGATTGAATCCAACCTTCATGCTCTTTTGGAATATGAGTGTCGCATTGAGGGAGCTCAGTTTCTTTCTTTTCCACCAGTTGTTGCTGGTGGAAATAGCGCAAATACACTTCATTACATAAACAATACCCAGTTGCTGAG aGATGGTGAATTAGTTTTAATGGATGGGGGCTGTGAGTACCATGGATATGTTAGCGATATCACACGTACTTGGCCAGTTAATGGAAAGTTTAGTGAAGCCCAAAAAGAGTTATACGAGCTTGTGTTGCACGTGCAAGAAACATGCTTGAAG GAATGCAAGGAAGATGTTTCATTAGATCATCTCCATAATATAATGATGGTTTCGCTTGCAACAGaattaaaaa AATTAGGTTTCTTTTCCGAAAATGTTTCCAGTGCTCAACTTCAAAAG caAGTTTCGCAGTATTGCCCTCATCATTTGGGTCATTACCTTGGTATGGATACTCACGATACACCACTTCTTCATCGAGGGCTGCCTCTTCGTCCTGGAATGGTAATTACCATGGAGCCTGGTCTTTATGTATCAGAAAATGATCTCAGCGTTCCTAAAAA GTATCGTGGTATTGGAATTCGTATTGAGGATGATGTGCTGATTACAGACCATGGACCATACATAATGACAGCATCATTACCTAAACAAGTCGTGCAAATTGAGCAATTAATgggatcatttaaaaataatgaatatagtATCAgcgtttaa
- the LOC100209955 gene encoding xaa-Pro aminopeptidase 3 isoform X1 — protein MASSLKNLKKILNLYSGTWNFHSRVVTRYLSGTTKVQIEVENKPSLSKRIDIGQPTAFSHTHLFESIHEITPGISRKEYAWRRRQLMHVLAEDHVGRNYDKHLFILSAADLKIMTNDIPYPFHQDTDFLYLSGVNEPDAILVLDFNRVSSRLKFLLFVKPKDPKRELWDGAVIGQQAAVDYFNADESFPLNSFTSMMQEKFNNSGYCVWYKNRRTSHAGNQQIILSLLNDTNFKKKAIQELGFNLQMIRLIKSASEINLLKKSATIASKAFSKVIKNTRPGMIESNLHALLEYECRIEGAQFLSFPPVVAGGNSANTLHYINNTQLLRDGELVLMDGGCEYHGYVSDITRTWPVNGKFSEAQKELYELVLHVQETCLKECKEDVSLDHLHNIMMVSLATELKKLGFFSENVSSAQLQKQVSQYCPHHLGHYLGMDTHDTPLLHRGLPLRPGMVITMEPGLYVSENDLSVPKKYRGIGIRIEDDVLITDHGPYIMTASLPKQVVQIEQLMGSFKNNEYSISV, from the exons ATGGcttcttcattaaaaaatctaaagaagaTTCTAAACCTTTACAGTGGAACATgga ATTTTCACTCTCGAGTAGTTACAAGGTACTTAAGTGGTACAACTAAAGTTCAGATTGAAGTTG aaaataagcCCAGCTTATCTAAAAGAATTGATATTGGGCAACCTACAGCGTTTTCACATACTCATTTGTTTGAAAGCATCCAtgaaa TTACGCCTGGAATATCACGAAAAGAATATGCATGGCGCAGACGTCAGCTGATGCA CGTTTTAGCAGAGGATCATGTCGGTCGAAACTATGACAAACACCTTTTTATATTATCTGCtgcagatttaaaaattatgacgaACGATATCCC TTATCCGTTTCATCAAGACACAGATTTCCTCTATTTGTCTGGAGTTAATGAGCCAGACGCAATTTTAGTTCTAG ATTTTAACCGTGTGTCATCTCgcctaaagtttttgttatttgtgAAACCAAAAGATCCAAAGAGAGAGTTATGGGATGGAGCTGTTATAGGACAACAAGCTGctgttgattattttaatgcggatgaa tctTTTCCATTAAATTCGTTCACGTCTATGATGCAAGAAAAGTTTAATAACTCTGGCTATTGTGTTTGGTATAAAAACCGAAGAACCAGTCACGCAGGAAACCAGCAGATCATCTTATCTTTGTTAAATGATaccaatttcaaaaaaaaag caaTTCAAGAACTTGGTTTTAACTTGCAGATGATTCGCTTGATAAAAAGTGCGTCtgaaataaacttattaaaaaagtcGGCAACTATTGCTTCGAAAGCGTTTTCTAAA gtaataaaaaatactcGACCTGGCATGATTGAATCCAACCTTCATGCTCTTTTGGAATATGAGTGTCGCATTGAGGGAGCTCAGTTTCTTTCTTTTCCACCAGTTGTTGCTGGTGGAAATAGCGCAAATACACTTCATTACATAAACAATACCCAGTTGCTGAG aGATGGTGAATTAGTTTTAATGGATGGGGGCTGTGAGTACCATGGATATGTTAGCGATATCACACGTACTTGGCCAGTTAATGGAAAGTTTAGTGAAGCCCAAAAAGAGTTATACGAGCTTGTGTTGCACGTGCAAGAAACATGCTTGAAG GAATGCAAGGAAGATGTTTCATTAGATCATCTCCATAATATAATGATGGTTTCGCTTGCAACAGaattaaaaa AATTAGGTTTCTTTTCCGAAAATGTTTCCAGTGCTCAACTTCAAAAG caAGTTTCGCAGTATTGCCCTCATCATTTGGGTCATTACCTTGGTATGGATACTCACGATACACCACTTCTTCATCGAGGGCTGCCTCTTCGTCCTGGAATGGTAATTACCATGGAGCCTGGTCTTTATGTATCAGAAAATGATCTCAGCGTTCCTAAAAA GTATCGTGGTATTGGAATTCGTATTGAGGATGATGTGCTGATTACAGACCATGGACCATACATAATGACAGCATCATTACCTAAACAAGTCGTGCAAATTGAGCAATTAATgggatcatttaaaaataatgaatatagtATCAgcgtttaa